The Hydrogenispora ethanolica genome includes a region encoding these proteins:
- a CDS encoding L-serine ammonia-lyase, iron-sulfur-dependent, subunit alpha, with amino-acid sequence MITLYPEFFNDVFGPVMQPGSSSHLAGPCRLGWLARSLLGEELAEAEFVMDPQGSFAGTFGLMSEDVGMLGGALGMLPHDPRLFEARRIADASGVKYRFRQETLPESSHPNALKIILTGRSGLTVSLVGDSIGGGMVITRRVEGFPLETRGDAHVLLIFDPERRIGGETLQSISDGLSGKVDQGQLASDESGLLYYYRLSAWPDLPALQRLLPGIRIAWMQAILPVVTSAAKRPQLFDTMTGWREVAAERGWSLAEAAIQYEMAASGWGREDVIAYMKELERKMYRQTHAVYQEPEQPDQSPFTRRDDRIWPRYQERNTLAGPVLAEAVRLALGVNRKQPGVEIVPGPMGTGGGYLYAALCAVREAHGFGDEDLLRGLFVAAGVGAIAYTRTAPTGEVIGCAGECGVCGAMAAAAITEMAGGTPLQVEQAASLMIQAMMGLPCDPIPGGFEQPCLSRILSAVCMAIVYADLALAGGDAVLPFHEALDAADRVGRSLAPELRCTSTGGCCATPTGQRQITAFHRWFKSVVINPVRRPG; translated from the coding sequence ATGATAACGTTATATCCGGAGTTCTTTAATGACGTATTCGGGCCGGTGATGCAGCCCGGTTCCAGCTCCCACCTGGCGGGGCCCTGCCGCTTGGGATGGCTGGCCCGTTCCCTGCTCGGCGAAGAGCTGGCCGAAGCGGAATTCGTCATGGATCCGCAGGGTTCTTTCGCGGGGACGTTTGGCCTGATGAGTGAGGATGTCGGAATGCTGGGCGGCGCTTTGGGCATGCTTCCCCACGATCCGCGGCTCTTTGAGGCGCGGCGGATTGCCGACGCTTCGGGAGTGAAATACCGCTTCCGGCAGGAGACGTTGCCGGAGAGCTCCCATCCCAATGCGCTCAAAATCATCCTGACCGGCAGGAGCGGTCTGACGGTGAGCCTGGTGGGCGATTCCATCGGCGGCGGGATGGTGATTACCCGCCGGGTGGAAGGGTTTCCCTTGGAGACGCGGGGGGACGCTCATGTGTTGCTGATATTCGACCCTGAACGGCGCATCGGCGGCGAAACGCTTCAGTCGATCTCCGACGGACTGTCCGGGAAGGTAGACCAGGGCCAACTGGCCAGTGACGAATCGGGCCTGTTATATTATTACCGGCTTTCGGCATGGCCCGACCTGCCGGCGCTGCAACGCCTGCTCCCCGGAATCCGGATCGCATGGATGCAGGCGATCCTTCCGGTGGTGACGAGCGCTGCCAAGCGGCCGCAACTTTTCGATACGATGACGGGCTGGCGGGAAGTTGCGGCGGAGCGGGGCTGGAGCCTGGCCGAAGCCGCGATCCAGTACGAGATGGCCGCGTCCGGCTGGGGACGCGAGGATGTGATCGCCTATATGAAAGAGCTGGAACGAAAGATGTACCGCCAAACCCACGCGGTTTATCAGGAACCCGAGCAGCCGGATCAATCGCCTTTCACCCGGCGGGACGACCGGATCTGGCCTCGCTATCAGGAGCGAAACACGCTGGCCGGACCGGTGCTTGCCGAAGCGGTCCGGCTGGCCCTGGGCGTCAACCGCAAGCAGCCCGGGGTGGAGATCGTGCCCGGTCCGATGGGGACCGGCGGCGGTTATCTCTATGCGGCGTTGTGCGCGGTTCGGGAAGCGCATGGCTTCGGAGACGAGGACCTGTTGCGGGGGTTGTTCGTCGCGGCCGGAGTGGGCGCGATCGCTTATACCCGTACTGCGCCGACGGGAGAAGTGATCGGATGCGCCGGAGAATGCGGCGTCTGCGGCGCGATGGCCGCCGCGGCCATCACCGAGATGGCTGGCGGGACTCCGCTCCAGGTGGAGCAGGCGGCTTCCTTGATGATCCAAGCGATGATGGGCTTGCCGTGCGATCCGATTCCGGGCGGTTTTGAACAGCCCTGTCTCAGCCGGATTTTGAGCGCGGTCTGCATGGCCATTGTCTATGCGGATCTGGCGCTGGCGGGGGGCGATGCGGTGCTGCCGTTCCACGAAGCGCTGGATGCTGCCGACCGGGTCGGCCGGTCCTTGGCGCCGGAATTACGTTGCACCTCGACCGGAGGTTGCTGCGCCACGCCCACCGGCCAAAGGCAGATCACGGCGTTTCACCGTTGGTTTAAAAGCGTTGTGATAAACCCTGTCCGAAGGCCAGGGTGA
- a CDS encoding methyl-accepting chemotaxis protein gives MLKDMEVGKKLALGFGIVGLLIIMMAVYSIFGLVQIDQGIKKVVEDRMPKTIWANEISENTNVVARALRNMLLWNDPSKVTEEEKRIVDSTAKIERQLKKLEQTIHSDEGKKVLQKVLAAYNEYNPALAHLRQRIHEGKKAEAIALLFTEMRQKQNAYLQTLSDLVTFQTALMSESGQQAYQLIQRTTFFLILISVICLILACGITLLMTRSITGPLKECVDVAEKVAQGDISFTIEVQRKDEPGLVLVAMKTMTESIRNMLKDATELVEAAKQGMLSTRADAVKHQGDFRKIIEGFNHTLDAMVQPVQEASQVLQEMAQGNLQTAMNGDYQGDHAVIKDALNHTILSIRNYIAEISAVLTAMAGGDLNVAIQSDYRGDFVQIKDSLNRIIDSFNEILGEFYHAADQVASGAKHVSDSSQILSQAATEQASTVQEITASMTEIAAQTKQNAVNANQASELAVAAKGYAIEGDQQMGVMLNSMESINEASGNISKIIKVIDEIAFQTNILALNAAVEAARAGQHGRGFAVVAEEVRNLAARSADAAKETTALIEGSIQKVESGTLIANHTAEALNRIVDGITEAASLIGNIATSSNEQASGITQVDQGISQVAQVTQTNTATAEQCASASEELSSQADLLKSMVQRFKLRKQRNAQRMPGDANSFTKPALEVNGLDCSLRQVAAAVQPFAPQSSAEFGKY, from the coding sequence ATGCTTAAAGACATGGAAGTCGGCAAAAAATTGGCACTAGGGTTCGGAATCGTAGGGTTACTCATCATTATGATGGCGGTTTATTCAATCTTCGGTCTGGTTCAGATCGATCAAGGCATCAAAAAAGTAGTGGAGGATCGGATGCCCAAAACCATTTGGGCCAATGAGATTAGCGAGAACACCAATGTAGTCGCCCGGGCCCTCCGTAATATGTTGCTGTGGAATGACCCGTCCAAAGTGACGGAAGAAGAAAAAAGAATCGTGGACTCCACAGCGAAAATCGAACGCCAATTGAAAAAATTGGAGCAAACCATCCATTCCGACGAAGGGAAAAAAGTGCTTCAAAAGGTATTGGCTGCCTACAATGAATATAATCCGGCATTGGCCCATCTCCGCCAACGGATCCATGAAGGCAAAAAAGCCGAGGCTATCGCCTTGCTCTTTACCGAAATGCGCCAAAAACAGAACGCTTATCTCCAAACATTAAGCGATCTCGTCACTTTCCAAACCGCCCTAATGTCCGAGAGCGGTCAACAAGCATACCAGCTCATCCAGCGCACTACCTTTTTCCTGATTCTTATCTCGGTGATCTGTTTGATTCTGGCCTGCGGTATCACTCTGCTGATGACCCGCAGTATCACCGGGCCGCTGAAAGAATGCGTCGATGTGGCGGAGAAGGTTGCCCAGGGTGATATCTCCTTCACCATTGAAGTTCAACGAAAAGATGAACCCGGATTGGTCCTCGTCGCGATGAAAACCATGACGGAAAGCATCCGGAATATGCTGAAGGATGCCACTGAATTGGTCGAAGCCGCCAAACAAGGAATGCTAAGCACCCGGGCCGACGCCGTCAAACACCAGGGAGATTTCCGTAAGATCATTGAAGGATTCAATCATACACTGGATGCCATGGTTCAGCCGGTCCAAGAAGCCTCTCAGGTGTTGCAGGAGATGGCCCAGGGAAATCTGCAAACCGCCATGAATGGAGACTATCAAGGCGATCATGCAGTCATCAAAGATGCTCTGAACCATACCATCCTCTCGATCCGGAATTATATCGCAGAAATCTCCGCGGTTTTGACCGCGATGGCCGGCGGAGATCTGAATGTGGCGATCCAAAGTGATTATCGGGGCGATTTCGTTCAGATCAAAGACTCTTTAAACCGCATCATCGATTCGTTCAACGAGATCTTAGGCGAGTTTTATCATGCTGCCGATCAGGTAGCCTCAGGAGCCAAGCATGTCTCCGATTCCAGCCAGATATTATCCCAGGCCGCCACGGAACAAGCGAGTACGGTTCAGGAGATTACCGCGTCCATGACCGAGATTGCCGCCCAAACCAAGCAGAATGCCGTCAATGCCAACCAGGCCAGCGAACTGGCAGTCGCCGCCAAGGGGTATGCGATCGAAGGCGATCAACAGATGGGGGTCATGCTCAATTCGATGGAGTCCATTAACGAGGCCTCGGGGAACATCTCCAAGATTATCAAGGTAATCGACGAGATTGCTTTTCAGACCAATATTCTGGCTCTGAATGCCGCCGTCGAGGCGGCCCGGGCTGGGCAACACGGCCGGGGTTTCGCCGTGGTGGCCGAGGAAGTCCGAAACCTGGCGGCACGCAGCGCTGACGCAGCCAAAGAAACCACTGCTTTGATCGAAGGCTCCATTCAAAAGGTGGAATCCGGCACTCTAATTGCCAATCATACCGCAGAAGCTCTAAACCGAATCGTGGACGGTATTACCGAGGCTGCTTCGCTAATCGGAAATATCGCTACCTCCTCCAACGAACAGGCTTCGGGCATCACCCAAGTTGATCAAGGCATCTCCCAAGTAGCCCAAGTTACTCAGACCAATACCGCCACGGCCGAACAGTGCGCCTCAGCCAGTGAAGAGCTGTCCAGTCAGGCCGATCTTTTAAAGAGCATGGTTCAGAGATTTAAGCTGAGAAAACAACGGAACGCCCAACGAATGCCCGGCGATGCCAATTCCTTCACCAAACCGGCCCTGGAAGTCAACGGCTTGGATTGCAGCTTGCGGCAAGTGGCAGCGGCCGTCCAGCCGTTCGCTCCTCAGAGTTCAGCGGAGTTCGGTAAATACTGA
- a CDS encoding transporter substrate-binding domain-containing protein, with translation MKNFRFILAMALIGIILAGSAFAASPSKKTILVGTEGVYAPFTYVDDKGNLTGYDVEVVRAIAKKANLDVKFLPTPWDSMFLGLETKKFDVIANQISKNPEREKKYIFSDSYLISGAQIIVRGDRTGAINSLADLKGFKVGTGVGSNYTKILEDYNNAKKEFEIKYYDGNLTTVLQDIVAGRLDATLNERLTVGYNVKQLGLNVKLVGKPLALVPSHFVFRKDKAGQELKAKFDKALAELKKEGVLVKLSQEWFSADFTK, from the coding sequence ATGAAAAATTTCAGGTTCATCCTGGCCATGGCCTTAATTGGTATCATTCTGGCCGGCAGTGCCTTCGCGGCGTCCCCGTCAAAGAAGACCATTTTGGTTGGAACCGAGGGAGTTTACGCACCCTTTACATATGTCGATGATAAAGGCAATTTAACCGGTTACGATGTAGAAGTTGTCAGAGCCATCGCCAAAAAAGCGAACTTGGACGTGAAGTTCCTTCCGACTCCTTGGGACAGCATGTTCCTGGGGTTGGAGACCAAAAAGTTTGATGTGATTGCCAATCAGATCAGCAAGAATCCGGAACGGGAAAAGAAGTATATCTTCTCCGACAGCTATCTCATTTCCGGTGCCCAGATCATTGTCAGGGGCGATCGGACCGGCGCCATCAATAGCCTGGCCGATCTGAAGGGTTTCAAGGTCGGAACCGGCGTTGGCAGCAATTATACGAAAATATTGGAAGATTACAACAATGCGAAAAAAGAATTCGAGATCAAATACTATGACGGCAATCTGACCACCGTATTACAGGATATCGTCGCCGGACGGCTGGATGCGACCTTGAATGAACGGCTGACGGTCGGCTATAATGTTAAGCAGCTAGGCCTCAATGTCAAGCTGGTCGGCAAACCGCTTGCGCTGGTTCCCAGTCATTTTGTCTTCCGTAAAGACAAAGCGGGCCAGGAATTGAAGGCCAAATTCGATAAAGCGTTGGCGGAACTCAAGAAAGAAGGCGTCTTGGTAAAGCTGTCCCAGGAATGGTTCAGCGCTGATTTCACCAAATAA
- a CDS encoding L-fucose/L-arabinose isomerase family protein, translating to MMNIPQVKLGIVAVSRDCFPVELSAERRKAVVQTCTDKKLRITEVQTTVENEKDVLKALAELKDAGVNALVVYLGNFGPEGPETLLAQKFDGPAMFVAAAEETETNLVGGRGDAYCGMLNASYNLGLRGLNPYIPEYPVGTPDEIAALIADFEAIARVILGLAKLKIFSFGPRPQDFLACNAPIKPLYDLGVEIMENSELDLFEAYNNHAGDERIAGVIAEMEAELGAAGNGYPGILPRLAQYELTLKDWLADHLGASEYAVFANKCWPAFQTQFKFVPCYVNSRFASRGIPVSCETDIYGALSEYIITCATEKPATLLDINNTVPRDMVQNNPAAFQGYRNDDLFMGFHCGNTPSSCMKNAAMKYQLIMHRLLESGKEPDITRGTLEGTIRPGAVTLFRLQSTADCTLRSYVAEGEVIDADPKSFGGIGIFAIKEMARFYRHVLIAKRYPHHAGVAFDHAGKVLFAAMKMLGVADVAFNQPAGMLYRDENPFR from the coding sequence ATGATGAACATTCCCCAAGTGAAGCTGGGCATTGTGGCGGTGAGCCGGGACTGTTTCCCGGTGGAGCTCAGTGCCGAGCGCAGGAAAGCGGTTGTCCAAACTTGTACGGACAAGAAGCTCCGGATCACCGAAGTGCAGACGACGGTCGAAAATGAGAAGGATGTCCTCAAGGCTTTGGCGGAGTTGAAGGATGCCGGCGTGAATGCCTTGGTGGTATATCTCGGAAATTTCGGTCCCGAAGGCCCCGAGACGCTGCTGGCCCAGAAATTTGACGGCCCGGCCATGTTTGTGGCGGCGGCCGAGGAGACCGAGACCAATCTGGTCGGCGGCCGCGGCGACGCCTATTGCGGCATGCTGAACGCCTCCTACAACCTGGGGCTGCGAGGGTTGAATCCCTACATTCCCGAATATCCGGTCGGAACTCCCGATGAGATCGCGGCGCTGATCGCTGATTTTGAGGCTATCGCCCGGGTTATCCTGGGTCTCGCGAAGTTGAAGATTTTCAGCTTCGGCCCGCGGCCGCAGGACTTTTTGGCGTGCAATGCTCCGATCAAGCCCCTGTACGATCTGGGGGTCGAGATTATGGAAAATTCGGAGCTGGATCTATTTGAAGCTTACAACAACCATGCCGGGGACGAGCGGATCGCCGGGGTGATCGCCGAGATGGAGGCGGAGCTGGGGGCGGCCGGCAACGGCTATCCGGGGATTCTGCCGCGCCTGGCCCAATATGAACTGACCTTGAAAGATTGGCTGGCCGATCATCTGGGCGCCTCGGAGTATGCGGTCTTTGCCAACAAATGCTGGCCCGCCTTCCAGACGCAGTTTAAATTCGTTCCCTGCTACGTCAATTCCAGGTTTGCCTCCCGGGGGATCCCGGTATCCTGTGAGACCGATATCTACGGCGCGTTGAGCGAGTACATCATCACCTGCGCCACGGAGAAGCCGGCCACCTTGTTGGACATCAACAATACCGTGCCCCGCGACATGGTGCAGAATAATCCCGCCGCTTTTCAGGGCTACCGCAACGACGATCTTTTCATGGGCTTCCATTGCGGCAATACCCCGAGCAGCTGCATGAAGAACGCCGCCATGAAGTATCAGCTGATCATGCACCGTTTGCTGGAGTCCGGCAAGGAGCCTGACATTACCCGCGGTACGCTGGAAGGGACCATCCGGCCCGGCGCGGTGACCCTCTTTAGGCTCCAAAGCACCGCCGACTGTACCCTGCGCAGCTATGTCGCGGAAGGCGAAGTCATCGACGCCGATCCGAAGTCGTTCGGCGGCATCGGGATCTTCGCCATCAAGGAAATGGCCCGTTTTTACCGGCATGTGCTCATCGCCAAACGCTACCCGCACCATGCCGGCGTGGCTTTTGATCATGCCGGAAAGGTCCTGTTCGCCGCCATGAAGATGCTGGGCGTCGCCGATGTCGCTTTCAATCAGCCGGCGGGAATGCTATACCGGGATGAGAATCCGTTTCGCTAA
- a CDS encoding NifB/NifX family molybdenum-iron cluster-binding protein → MSYRVAIASSDGKYVNQHFGRATQFLIFDRNEQNEFEFIGLRANCPSCNWEKADESRHQRTIETLADCQAVIVSRIGPGAVEKLAACGIRALEIPDFIDEALRQLSDATEVL, encoded by the coding sequence GTGAGTTATCGAGTGGCTATAGCGAGTAGCGATGGGAAATATGTCAATCAGCATTTCGGGCGGGCGACCCAGTTTCTTATCTTTGACCGGAACGAGCAAAATGAATTTGAATTTATTGGGTTGCGCGCCAATTGTCCTTCCTGCAACTGGGAAAAAGCGGATGAATCCAGACATCAACGCACCATTGAGACTTTGGCTGATTGCCAGGCGGTGATCGTCAGCCGGATTGGACCCGGTGCTGTCGAGAAATTGGCGGCCTGTGGAATAAGAGCCTTGGAGATTCCAGACTTCATTGACGAGGCCTTACGTCAATTGTCCGACGCCACCGAGGTCCTTTAG
- a CDS encoding substrate-binding domain-containing protein, producing MKKLFRCTLLVLVLALCFSAVSINAAPQSFKIFLITMDQMDQYWAGIDQGCKKAAAELGNVDYKWTAPDVKDDAKQIEMINNAVANGANAILLAANGPDAVTSALKEAQAKKVQIIYVDSPAKFPAVATYATNNEGAGKTAGNEMLKNLAKAGIKKGKIGIISVNAATASTVAREKGFRAALRGKGYTLLATQYCDGDAAKAKDIATNYITQGCVGIFGANEGSAVGTGNAIKESGQSVIGIGFDSSDAIKSLIKNGFLKATMVQNPSVMGYEGLKTAVSVLTGKVKADGKVVDTGVSVVTK from the coding sequence ATGAAAAAACTGTTCCGATGCACGCTTTTGGTACTGGTCCTCGCGTTATGTTTTTCGGCGGTATCTATCAATGCCGCGCCCCAATCATTTAAAATTTTCCTGATTACCATGGATCAAATGGACCAGTATTGGGCGGGAATTGATCAAGGTTGTAAAAAGGCAGCTGCCGAGCTCGGTAATGTTGATTACAAATGGACTGCTCCGGACGTAAAAGACGATGCCAAGCAAATCGAGATGATCAATAACGCCGTAGCCAACGGCGCCAACGCGATTTTGCTTGCCGCGAACGGCCCGGATGCTGTAACTTCCGCATTGAAAGAAGCACAAGCGAAAAAGGTCCAAATTATTTACGTTGACTCTCCCGCCAAATTCCCGGCAGTTGCCACGTATGCAACCAATAACGAAGGCGCAGGCAAAACAGCCGGTAATGAAATGCTCAAGAACCTGGCCAAAGCGGGCATTAAAAAAGGGAAAATCGGTATTATCAGTGTTAACGCGGCAACGGCCTCGACCGTCGCTCGTGAAAAGGGCTTCCGCGCGGCTTTACGCGGCAAGGGCTATACATTGCTGGCGACCCAATACTGCGACGGTGATGCCGCAAAAGCAAAAGATATCGCCACCAACTATATTACCCAGGGCTGCGTCGGCATCTTTGGCGCTAATGAGGGTTCCGCGGTTGGTACCGGCAATGCCATCAAAGAGTCAGGCCAATCGGTTATCGGTATTGGCTTCGATTCGTCCGACGCAATTAAAAGTTTGATTAAAAACGGATTTTTAAAGGCGACCATGGTCCAAAATCCGTCGGTGATGGGTTATGAAGGCTTAAAAACGGCGGTTAGCGTTTTAACCGGCAAAGTTAAGGCCGATGGTAAAGTCGTCGATACAGGTGTGTCGGTAGTTACCAAGTAA
- the cysK gene encoding cysteine synthase A: MSTKIVKSLVDLIGNTPLLELSNYNKAQGLEARLIAKLEYFNPAGSVKDRIGYAMIKDAEEKGLLTKDSVIIEPTSGNTGIALAFVAAARGYRLILTMPETFSIERRNLLKALGAELVLTPGAEGMKGAIRRAEELAAATPNSFIPQQFKNPANPAIHRQTTAEEIWRDTDGQVDIFVGGAGTGGTITGVGEVLKQRKPSVQIVVVEPFDSPVISGGNPGPHKIQGIGPGFVPDILNRAVLDEIFKVKNEEAFETTRKLAKSEGLLVGISSGAAAFAATQIAKRPENKGKTIVVLLPDTGERYLSTPVFQEA; this comes from the coding sequence GTGTCGACCAAAATCGTCAAAAGTTTAGTGGATTTAATCGGGAATACGCCGCTGCTGGAATTATCCAATTATAACAAGGCGCAAGGCTTGGAAGCGCGGCTCATTGCAAAGCTGGAGTATTTTAACCCTGCCGGCAGCGTGAAAGACCGGATCGGCTATGCGATGATTAAAGACGCTGAGGAAAAGGGTCTGCTCACCAAAGATTCCGTGATCATCGAACCGACCAGCGGCAATACCGGTATCGCGCTGGCTTTCGTGGCGGCCGCGCGTGGTTACAGATTAATTTTAACGATGCCTGAGACTTTCAGCATCGAGCGACGGAATCTTTTAAAAGCGCTGGGGGCGGAATTGGTACTGACGCCGGGCGCCGAAGGCATGAAAGGCGCGATTCGCAGGGCGGAGGAGTTGGCCGCGGCGACACCGAACTCCTTCATTCCGCAACAATTCAAGAACCCGGCCAATCCGGCGATTCACCGGCAGACGACCGCCGAGGAGATCTGGCGGGATACCGACGGTCAGGTCGACATCTTTGTGGGCGGCGCGGGAACCGGCGGAACCATCACCGGAGTGGGCGAGGTGTTGAAACAACGGAAACCTTCCGTTCAAATCGTCGTGGTTGAGCCGTTTGATTCCCCGGTCATTTCGGGCGGCAATCCGGGCCCGCACAAAATTCAAGGGATCGGCCCCGGCTTTGTGCCCGATATCTTAAACCGCGCGGTTCTCGACGAAATCTTTAAGGTGAAGAATGAGGAAGCTTTTGAAACCACCCGCAAACTGGCCAAGTCCGAAGGTCTGCTGGTCGGGATCTCCTCCGGGGCAGCTGCCTTTGCCGCCACTCAAATCGCGAAGCGGCCTGAAAACAAAGGAAAGACAATTGTCGTATTGCTGCCGGATACCGGAGAACGCTATTTGTCCACACCGGTATTTCAGGAAGCTTAA
- a CDS encoding amino acid ABC transporter permease, which produces MKPLFDFQFMIAIIPDVLQVVPVTLNITAVSMVLALFVGLTTALVRIYRVPLAKQLAALYISFTRGTPLLVQIYLAYYGIPKVLEYLQLNYGWNLNVNGIPAIVFIYFAFTLNVGAYLSETIRASIEAIDKGQMEAALSIGMTRLQGMRRIILPQAVAIALPSFGNTFISLIKDTSLAFMISVVEMMGQAKILGARGLQFFEVYIVVALIYWGICILVERVVAVLETRAKRFEGAKTA; this is translated from the coding sequence ATGAAACCATTGTTTGATTTTCAGTTCATGATTGCAATCATTCCGGATGTCCTGCAGGTGGTGCCGGTCACCCTGAATATCACGGCGGTCTCCATGGTGTTAGCCCTGTTCGTCGGATTGACCACGGCGTTGGTCCGGATCTACCGGGTGCCGCTAGCGAAGCAATTGGCTGCTCTGTATATCTCTTTTACCCGGGGAACTCCGCTATTGGTCCAGATCTATCTGGCCTATTACGGGATCCCCAAAGTCCTCGAATATCTGCAGCTGAACTATGGCTGGAATCTCAATGTGAACGGCATCCCGGCCATCGTCTTCATCTATTTCGCATTCACCTTGAATGTCGGAGCGTATCTATCGGAGACCATCCGCGCCTCCATCGAGGCCATTGACAAAGGCCAGATGGAAGCGGCGCTATCGATTGGAATGACCCGGCTGCAGGGAATGCGGCGCATTATTCTGCCGCAAGCGGTGGCCATCGCCCTGCCGAGCTTCGGCAATACCTTCATCAGCCTCATCAAAGATACTTCGCTGGCATTTATGATCTCGGTGGTGGAGATGATGGGCCAGGCGAAGATCCTTGGGGCGCGGGGATTGCAATTTTTTGAAGTATATATCGTGGTCGCGCTGATATACTGGGGGATCTGCATCTTGGTCGAGCGGGTCGTGGCAGTATTGGAAACCCGGGCCAAACGGTTTGAGGGGGCAAAAACGGCATGA
- a CDS encoding ABC transporter permease, with product MENNLLKKLLSIRGMGQVITVGIGLIIMCLVFGIINPLFFSPVNIANLLRQIAPILLIGIAQSFVLITGNIDLSIGSVVGMSCMVSATLMTRGVDPWVAAGITMVICLFTGVLNGFLVSGCKLPSFIATLGTMTIARGVAQIVNNNYNTNLIGDGPVANAFRDFFYYGKTFGIFNGIIIAVVLWFIFNFLLSKTRTGRHIYATGSNLEAARLSGVNTLHTVIKAYVVSAFCSGIVGLITCATTGMGTMDAGNSYELYAVAAAVIGGVSTLGGQGILLGTVVGACIWGALANGLQFAGAPVAIRNIVIGIIVVLSVFMDVIVRTRRTDKTKSKTTMKPTMVKAS from the coding sequence ATGGAAAATAACTTACTGAAGAAACTACTAAGCATTCGGGGAATGGGTCAGGTCATCACAGTAGGCATCGGTCTCATTATTATGTGTTTGGTTTTTGGAATCATTAACCCGCTGTTCTTCTCGCCTGTCAATATCGCCAATCTTTTGAGGCAAATTGCGCCGATTCTTTTGATAGGCATCGCCCAGTCCTTTGTACTGATTACCGGAAACATCGACCTTTCCATCGGTTCGGTGGTCGGCATGAGCTGTATGGTGTCCGCGACCTTGATGACCCGTGGCGTCGACCCATGGGTGGCAGCGGGAATTACCATGGTTATTTGTTTGTTTACCGGTGTTCTGAATGGTTTTTTGGTTTCCGGCTGCAAGCTTCCTTCGTTTATTGCGACCTTGGGCACGATGACCATCGCCCGTGGCGTGGCCCAAATTGTGAATAACAATTACAATACCAATCTGATCGGTGATGGCCCCGTTGCCAATGCCTTCCGTGACTTTTTTTACTATGGAAAAACTTTTGGGATTTTTAACGGAATCATTATCGCGGTGGTTTTATGGTTCATTTTTAACTTCTTGCTCAGCAAAACCCGCACGGGACGGCATATTTACGCGACCGGCAGCAATTTGGAAGCGGCACGCCTTTCCGGAGTCAACACTTTGCATACGGTAATCAAGGCCTATGTGGTAAGTGCATTTTGTTCGGGGATTGTCGGACTTATCACGTGTGCGACCACGGGGATGGGTACCATGGATGCGGGTAACTCTTACGAATTATATGCTGTTGCGGCGGCCGTTATCGGTGGAGTGAGTACTCTCGGAGGACAGGGGATCCTGCTGGGTACCGTTGTCGGCGCATGTATCTGGGGCGCTTTGGCAAACGGTCTGCAATTTGCAGGCGCGCCTGTGGCGATCCGCAATATCGTTATCGGCATCATTGTGGTATTATCCGTATTCATGGACGTCATTGTACGAACCAGGAGAACCGATAAAACCAAGTCCAAGACAACGATGAAGCCGACGATGGTAAAAGCCAGTTAA
- a CDS encoding amino acid ABC transporter ATP-binding protein, producing MIELQNIHKSFGRTEVLHGIDLAVKQGEVVVILGPSGSGKSTLLRCINFLEKPDQGTVRIGEMTVSAAHASRAAILALRQKTAMVFQHYHLFRNKTALENVMEGLVTVKRLPKREAEAKSLHFLEKVGLQDRLHFYPAQLSGGQQQRVGIARALALEPQAILFDEPTSALDPELVGEVLEVMKALAREGMTMLVVTHEMNFAQEVASHVVFMDNGVIVEEGNAATFFHQTHSERTKQFLQRVRVS from the coding sequence ATGATCGAGTTGCAAAATATCCATAAATCGTTCGGCCGGACCGAAGTATTGCATGGGATCGATCTGGCGGTGAAACAGGGGGAGGTCGTGGTAATCCTGGGCCCCAGCGGTTCCGGCAAGTCGACATTGCTCCGGTGCATTAACTTCCTGGAGAAGCCGGATCAGGGAACGGTGCGCATCGGCGAGATGACGGTGAGCGCCGCTCATGCCAGCCGCGCGGCCATCCTGGCCCTGCGCCAGAAGACGGCCATGGTTTTCCAGCATTATCACCTGTTCCGGAACAAAACCGCGCTGGAGAATGTGATGGAAGGCCTGGTCACCGTCAAGCGCCTGCCCAAACGGGAAGCCGAGGCCAAGAGCCTGCATTTCCTGGAGAAAGTGGGGCTTCAGGATCGCTTGCATTTTTACCCGGCCCAGCTTTCCGGAGGGCAGCAACAGCGGGTGGGGATCGCCCGGGCCTTGGCTTTGGAGCCGCAAGCCATCCTGTTCGACGAGCCGACCTCGGCACTCGATCCGGAGCTGGTGGGCGAAGTGCTGGAAGTCATGAAAGCGCTGGCCCGGGAAGGGATGACGATGCTGGTAGTGACCCACGAGATGAACTTCGCCCAGGAAGTCGCCAGCCATGTCGTATTCATGGATAACGGAGTCATCGTCGAGGAAGGCAATGCGGCCACGTTCTTTCACCAGACGCATTCGGAACGGACCAAACAGTTTTTGCAACGGGTGCGGGTTTCGTAA